In Isosphaera pallida ATCC 43644, the sequence CGATCCCCACGGCGTTGGCCTGGCAGCGCTCAAGCAGGGGATCACGACGTTCGTCATTGGTCAGGACGGCACCTCGGTCGCGCCAGGACGCCCCGAGACGATCGCTTTTCTAAGACGCTACGCCGCCGGGTTCAACGGCGATCCCGCTTCGGTCCCAACCACCTGGGAGAGCGTCGCGGACTACCTGGCGCGGTTCGACCGCTCGACGCCTCTGAATGTGGCTTATCTGATTCCCAACGGCAACCTCCGGCTCGACGCGATCGGTCACGACCCCCGGCCCGCCGGCGACGAGGACCTCGCGGCGATGGTCCGGGCCGTCCGCGAGGGGATGGAGGCTGGCGCGGTCGGGGTCTCCTCAGGATTGGACTACCTGCCCAGCAAATACGCCGACGCCCGCGAACTCGCCGCTCTCGCCCGCGAGGCGGCCCGATTCGACGGAATCTATGTCACGCACATGCGCGGGTATGGTCATCTGGCCGCGCGAGGGGTGGCCGAGGTCGTCGAGATCGCCCGACGCTCCGGCGCGGCCTGTCACATCTCGCACTACAACGGTCCCGCCGAATTGCTGCTACCCCTGATCGACTCGGCCCGCGCCTCGGGCCTGGATCTGACCTTCGACACCTATCCCTACGAGGCGGGCAGCACGATCCTGAGTATGGTGGCCTTGCCCGAGGAATCGCAGGCCGGCGGCATCGAGGCGACCTTGGAGCGTCTGGCCGACCCTACCCACCGCGACGACCTGAGACGCACCTGGTTCAGCCCCGAGAACGCCACGCGACGGACCTTTCCTCTGGAAGGCATCCGTTTAGCAATGGTCGATCATCCCGACTGGTGTTGGGCCGAGGGGCTGACCCTGGCTGATGCAGCTGCCCAAGCCGGTCTCGACCTCGCCGACCTGGTTTGCGAGCTGCTGGTCGTCACTCAGTTAGCGGTGGGCACCGTGGTCTTCGCTGGCGACCGCGCGGAGGCCGACATCCGGGCGATTCTTCGCCACCCCGCGCACATGGCCGGGTCCGACGGCATCTATCTGGGTGGACGTCCTCACCCTCGGGGCTTCGGCGCGTTCGCCCGCTACCTGGGTCGTCACACCCGGACCCTGGGCGACTATTCTTGGGGCGAGGCGGTCGTCCACCTGGCTAGTCACGCCGCCCGCCGCCACCGCCTGACCGATCGCGGTCTGCTGCGGCCCGGCTACGCCGCCGATATCGTGGTCTTCGACCCCCACGCCGTCAACGATCGCGCCGACTACGCCGACGGCAAACGCCTCGCCGAAGGAGTTGATCACGTCTTTGTCAATGGAATCCTCGCTCTTCATGACGGTCGGCCCACCGGTGCCACCCCCGGCCGCGCCTTGCGGCGGGGATAAAGCTTTGGTGGGATGAGACGCAACAAAACGGGATGAGACGCAACTGCGTTCCCCAAATGCAATCGCGTCGCCGGACCCGCCCGCCTCCTCACCCCTGCCACCGCTCCGCTTCGTAGGAGACCCGCCCATGACGCTCCCCCCCTCCATCCGCGTCGTCCTCGCTTTGTTGCTTTGGATGACCGTGGCCCTTGCGGGTTCCGGGACGTTGGCCCCTGCCTCGGTGACGATCGCCGGACATCGCTGGGTAGACGATGCGGGACGACCCCGGGCCGTCGTCCTGAACCCGGACGAAATGCGGCGACTGGCCCGCCCGGCGTCGATTCGCGTCCTGGTCCCTCAAGGCCGAGTCTGGAACCGCATCCCGCCCCAGGACGATCGGCCAGGACGGATCATCCTGCGACCCTCAGGATCGTTCGACGCCCGGGCTCCCCTGGTTTGGATCACGGCGGGACGTTTGGAAGCCGGTTCGGACGCTGTCGAGATCGTTCTGGACGTGGACGGAACGCCCCAATCGTCCTGGGATGTTCCGCTTGACGTTCTCCTTGCGACGGAAGGCAACGGCTCCAACGCTTTAACCGACGAAGGGTTGAGGCGGTTCATTGAACGGACGCGGGGACGCCGCGACGCCACGGCCACCGACGACGCCCGCCGCGCCCAAGTGCGGACCAATCAACAAGGGATCGATTTCGACCCGCCCGACCAGGCCCATGCTTGGAAAACGCGCGCCGACGAAGTGCGGGAACGTCTGTGGGTGACGTTGGGACTTACCCCCGGCTTCGACAAGGGACCACTGCGACCCAAGGTCTTCGGACGTTTCGAACGCGATGGCTACACGATCGAAAAGGTGTGGATCGAAACGTTGCCTGGCCACTTCTTAGGCGGCAACCTGTATCGACCCCTCACGCCGTTGCCCGAGGGACGCAAGCGTCCCGGCCTGCTCTCACCCCACGGTCATTATGCCGAAGGGCGAATGCACCCCGACGCTCAAGCGCGTTGTGTCCAATGGGCCCGGATGGGCGCGACGGTGTTTCTCTATGACATGGTTGGCTATCACGACTCCAAACCATTCGGCCACAGCTTCGCCGACGAGCGTTTGATTCCCTACGGCCTGGGGCTGGCAGGTCTGCAAACCTGGAACTCGATCCGCGCCTTGGAGTTCCTGCAAAGCCTGCCCGACGTGGACCCAGCCCGGATCGGTTGCACCGGCGAGTCGGGCGGCGGAACCCAGACCTTTTTGCTCACCGCGGTTGAACCTCGGGTGGCTGCCGCCGCGCCGGTGGTCATGGTCTCCGAAGGCTTCCAGGGCGGTTGCGTCTGCGAGAACACTCCAGGACTAAGAATTGGCACCGACAACGTGGAAATCGCCGCCCTCGCTGCTCCCCGCCCGCTCAAGCTGGTGGCCGCCACCGGCGATTGGACCAGCAATACCATGACCCGAGTGCTGCCGCCTCTTCAACGGGTTTACAGCCTTTGGGGCGTGCCTGACCATGTGTCGGCTTCGCTGTTCGACTTTGGCCACAACTACAACCGAACCAGTCGGGAAGCGGTCTATCCATTTCTCGGTGAATTCCTAGGATTACCGGGCTGGGATCGGTCCCGTCCCCAGGCCGAACCGCCGTTTACCCCCGAGGAGGCGGCCACCTTGCGAGTGACCCGCGACGCCGACGCTCACCAACCTGAGCATCCCGATGATCTTCCCAGCATCAGCGACAACGTGGCTCCCTCGGAACTCGCCACCACCATGATTGCTCAGGTCCAACGACGGTTGGAGGCGATCGGTCCCTTGTCCGATCCGGCGGTTTGGACCCAGGG encodes:
- a CDS encoding N-acyl-D-amino-acid deacylase family protein → MFDVILKGGWVIDGAGGPPFRADVGLLDFMIAAVGRLDEATAPLMLDVSERYVAPGFIDAHVHGDLSLLADPHGVGLAALKQGITTFVIGQDGTSVAPGRPETIAFLRRYAAGFNGDPASVPTTWESVADYLARFDRSTPLNVAYLIPNGNLRLDAIGHDPRPAGDEDLAAMVRAVREGMEAGAVGVSSGLDYLPSKYADARELAALAREAARFDGIYVTHMRGYGHLAARGVAEVVEIARRSGAACHISHYNGPAELLLPLIDSARASGLDLTFDTYPYEAGSTILSMVALPEESQAGGIEATLERLADPTHRDDLRRTWFSPENATRRTFPLEGIRLAMVDHPDWCWAEGLTLADAAAQAGLDLADLVCELLVVTQLAVGTVVFAGDRAEADIRAILRHPAHMAGSDGIYLGGRPHPRGFGAFARYLGRHTRTLGDYSWGEAVVHLASHAARRHRLTDRGLLRPGYAADIVVFDPHAVNDRADYADGKRLAEGVDHVFVNGILALHDGRPTGATPGRALRRG
- a CDS encoding alpha/beta hydrolase family protein codes for the protein MTLPPSIRVVLALLLWMTVALAGSGTLAPASVTIAGHRWVDDAGRPRAVVLNPDEMRRLARPASIRVLVPQGRVWNRIPPQDDRPGRIILRPSGSFDARAPLVWITAGRLEAGSDAVEIVLDVDGTPQSSWDVPLDVLLATEGNGSNALTDEGLRRFIERTRGRRDATATDDARRAQVRTNQQGIDFDPPDQAHAWKTRADEVRERLWVTLGLTPGFDKGPLRPKVFGRFERDGYTIEKVWIETLPGHFLGGNLYRPLTPLPEGRKRPGLLSPHGHYAEGRMHPDAQARCVQWARMGATVFLYDMVGYHDSKPFGHSFADERLIPYGLGLAGLQTWNSIRALEFLQSLPDVDPARIGCTGESGGGTQTFLLTAVEPRVAAAAPVVMVSEGFQGGCVCENTPGLRIGTDNVEIAALAAPRPLKLVAATGDWTSNTMTRVLPPLQRVYSLWGVPDHVSASLFDFGHNYNRTSREAVYPFLGEFLGLPGWDRSRPQAEPPFTPEEAATLRVTRDADAHQPEHPDDLPSISDNVAPSELATTMIAQVQRRLEAIGPLSDPAVWTQGGRATWGAIHRVRVNAAPPEAARIAVQSLGSTQGGEAVVVEHLDLRLKPFRGDQGRVVPTVLWSRADAAAPGSSRRVAVVVSSYGKAALVEPNGQASALTEALLAAGFDVAGFDPLLIGESFDPGKPTARRPDTVHFATYNPSLVGDRLGDLALVVGWLRSRDQTRSISLVGLGDGGGAWTLLALPNLGPIARAWVDLGEQGDDAIDLPGLLQFGGLAGASALCAETPLTIARPAAQFRRDWPRAARLAQFGAVGELEFVEEAPQIDALVQRLDDGSSL